The window GAACTTCAACAATTAGGCTGGATTGGCGAAAAAATGCCTAGATTAGTAGCCGTTCAATCAGACGGTTGTGCACCAATCGTGAAAGCATGGGAAGAAGGGAAAACTGAATCAGAGTTTTGGAATGATTCGGAGACCATTGCTTTTGGGATTAATGTACCTAAAGCTTTAGGTGACTTCTTAGTTTTACAGGCTATTTATGAATCAGAAGGCTGTGCTGTATCCGTGAATGATCTTGCCGTCATTGAAGAACTGAAGCTCATTTCTAAAAAAGAAGGTGCTTTTGTTTGTCCAGAGGGAGCTGCAGCATTCCTAGCAGCAAGACTATTACGAAAAGATGGTTGGATCAAAGCAACTGATAAAGTTGTTGTTTTAAATACAGGGGCAGGAATCAAATACCCTAATACAGTGGAAGTTGAAATACCTAGGCTGCAAAAGAATGAAAAGATTAGACCTAGAAATATAACAATGCAATAATCTAAGTCTAAATGAAAGCGTTGTCATATGTGGTTTTTAGTTTTTAATCATTTTTGTTAAAGGAGGATTACACTTGAAAGAATTGAAAACCGAACTTGCGCCTTCCGCTTTAGGTCCCTATTCACAAGCGATTGATACAGGTAATCTAATTTTCGTCTCAGGTCAATTACCCATTAATCCTGAAACAAATGAATTGGTTCAAGGGGATATTGGTCTGCAAACTGAACAAGTAATGAAAAACATCGGGGCGATCCTAGCTACTGCAGAACTTTCCTATCAACATATTGCCAAAGCAACAGTATTTATGAAATCGTTAGAAGACTTTTCTTCTTTTAATGAAGTATATTCGACATTTTTATCAGAACCATATCCTGCTAGGGCAACTTTTGAAGTTAGCCGTCTTCCCAAAGATGCAGAAATAGAGATTGAAATTATCGCTTTTAGACGATAAGTATTAAATCAATTTTAAATTTGAAGGAGGAAAAATGATGAAAAAGAATTTTACGCTTCAAATTGCTGTTGCATTTATTCTCGCAATCCTCGTAGGAATATTTATGGGGGAAAAGGCTTCTATCGTTCAACCACTTGGGGACTTATTCTTACGATTAATTAGGTTTATCATTGTGCCATTAATTCTTTCAACCATTATCGTTGGAATTACCAGTGCGGGGGATATGAAAAAGTTGAGCCGTTTAGGGGGCAAAACAATCACCTATTACCTGATTACTGGGCTCCTTGCTGTTACAATTGGATTAGGTGCTGGATTGATATTCTCCCCGGGATCTGGAATAGACATTACTCTTAATGAAACTGCTGCTGAACCTAAAGAATCTCCAGGTGTCATTAATACTTTATTAAATATCATTCCAACAAACCCGCTTGAGTCATTAGTTACGGGATCTATTCTACAAATTATCTTCTTTGCTATCTTCTTAGGTATTGGAATTGTCATCGTAGGGGAAAAAGCAAGACCTGTCTTACACTTTTTTGAAGGCTTGTCTGAAATCATGTATAAGATTACCGCAATTGTAATGAAGTTAGTTCCAATAGGAATTTTCGGTTTATTAGCACCCATTGTAGGAACTTATGGATTAGCTATATTGTTACCGTTAATTAAAGTGATTATCGCCATGGCTGTAGCGGCCATCATTCATGTGGCAATCGTTTATTCACTCGCAGTAAAGACATTTGGAAAAATGAGTCCTCTTCACTTTTTTAAAGGAATTTTCCCAGCTGCAGCTGTTGCTTTCTCTACGTGCAGTAGTGCAGGAACTCTTCCTGTGACAATGAAAAACACACAAGAAAATTTAGGAGTTTCTAAAGAAACAAGTAGCTTTGTTTTACCATTAGGAGCTACTATTAATATGGACGGGACAGCTATTTATCTAGGCATTGCGACTTTGTTCATTGCCCAATACTTTGGAGTGGATCTTTCCTTTACTCAACTGTTAATGGTTGCACTAGTGGCAACATTAGCATCGATTGGGGCGGCCGGAGTTCCAGGAGCTGGAATGGTGATGTTGACAATGGTGTTGGCAGCAGTAAATCTTCCATTAGAAGGAATTGCGCTAATAGCTGGTATTGACCGAATACTAGACATGATGAGAACAAGTGTGAATGTTATGGGGGATGCATCTGGTTGTGTTGTTATAGAGAATTCCGAAAACACTTCTACACCTGTATTAGACAAAGGTCAAACGGTTTAATACTAAAACTCGTAATAAAAAATGATAAAAATAAGAGGGACGCCCTATTTATAAGGGTGTCCCTTCTTCTATTGATTCGTTTTTTAATTTTTCTATCTGATAGTATTGAGAAATAAACGAAAGAAAGGATTCACTTGGAAGGGTGAGTGCTTCTTCTTTGTAAATCAAGGTGAAGTGACGCTTCATACGAACATCTTGAATATATATCTCCCGAAGAACCCCCAACTGTAATTCCTTTTTAATAGCTGATTTAGATATAATGGATACTCCCATCCCAGACTCAACGGCTGACTTGATCGCTTCTGTATTTTCAAGTTCTAAAATTACATTTAGGTCTCTTGGATTCAGGTGAAATTTTCTTAAGTTTTCTTCCACAACCTGTCTTGTTCCAGATCCCTTTTCTCTCATAATCATTGGTAATGAGAAGAGCTCTTCCGCTGTAATCTCTTCTTTGTTAATCTTTGAATCAAATAGACTAGAAGATACGATAATCACAAGCTCATCTTCCATAAAAGGGAGTTGCTGAACTTCTCGATTAATAGTATATGTTTCGATGAATCCCAAATGAATTTCTTGATTGTACAGTTTCTCAATGACGACATCAGAGTTGTCTAGCTTTAAAAGAAGATTTACGTGAGGAAACTCCTTTTGATATCGTCCAAGTATGTAAGGCAAAATATACCCGCCTATTGTTAGACTGGCACCAATATTCAAATCTCCATGAATGGACTCTGATAAAAGGGAAATCTCCCTTTTGGTCTCATGAATTACGTTTAATATTTTCTCAGCATATTTATATAATAGTTTACCTGCCGGTGTTAAGGTAACGCGCTTTGTTGTTCGCTCAAATAGCTTGATTGATAATGAGTTTTCTAATTGTTGTATTTGTAAGCTTACACTAGGTTGAGAGAGATGTAGTATTTTAGCTGTTTCTGAAAAACTGTTACCCTTTGCTACGATATAAAACACCTTTAAATGTTCTATATTCATCCCGTATCCCCTTTCCACTAAAGCTTTCTACTAGTAATTATACTATAATTCGTTTGTAAAAAGTGGAAAAAGACCATCTTTATCATAGGCTGTGTTAAAGGTTAGTGTTGATTTTTAATACCTTTCTAGCTGTTGACTTCCGCGCATATCGTAGACTCCTGCGGGAGAAGCGGGGAGCGGGAGACCCCGCAGGAGAGAATGCGACGAGGAGGCTCCCGGCCCGCCCGCGGAAAGCGAAGATATGCGCGGAAATCAACAGCCCTTTCAACAGAGCGTTATCATAAAGACGGCCAAGGTTTAATCTTGTACTTTAACAAATCAGAATTCATTACAATAGTTAATTGAATCAATTTCATAATTACTGTTCGATTACTGAAAAACGAAGGTTCCGTTTATTATATCGATATAAAACGTAAATTATATGAAAGAAAAGGTTTAATATTCGTTTTTCGTTTAGTAATTGTACAGTATGAAACTCACTCAATTAGTAAAAGCAAGAATGGAGCAAGTAATGTTAAGGCGATAAAACCGACTATACCTACTAATATTGGTTTAAATCCAACCTTTTTAAAATCGCTAAATTTAATGCCTAAACCTAAACCTGCCATAGCCATGGATAAGAGAAATACACTGACAAATAAAAGACCGTTCACCAACTCTTCAGGTAGCAAAATAAAGGTATTGATACAACTCATTGCTAGAAATCCAAAAATAAACCAAGGAACCGGTAAAGTTTTGATGGAAGATTTTTCTTTCACGTTACCTTTCCCCATTTTTGAAAAAATAAATCCAATAATAATAGCTACAGGGATTAATAATACGACTCTTCCTAATTTAACGATAAGGGCTGTTTCACTGCTAACTTCACCACCAGGCACTGCTGCAGCTATCACATGTGCTAATTCATGTAAAGTAGCACCGACTAAAACTCCATAACTATAAGAATCGAGATTTAAAACAGGGTACAAGAAAATATAACCTAAAGCACCGATTGTGCCTAATATCGCAATACATGCAACAGCTAAAGCAGTAAACTCTTTTTTGCTTTTAATAACAGAGGCTACCGCTACAATGGCGGCTGCTCCACAAATAGCAGTTCCTACCGCAATTAACGTATTCAGATGAAGATCTACTTTCAAAAACTTTCCTAATCCAATCATGAAAACTAAAGTAAATACAATAACAATGGCATCAATATAGAGGATGGTAAGTCCAGCTTCAAAGATTTGATTAAGATTTAAACGTAAGCCCATAAGAATAATGCCAGCTCGAAGCAGGTATTTACTGCTGAATGTTATGCCTTGATTAGCTTGCGGTTGAGCTCCCATGATACCCGCCCAAAGCATCCCGAGCAAAATGGAGATAATCATGATTCCCATGATTGAAAAGAAGGGCAATAGCACGATCTGATTGGCCACAAGTGCCAAGATCAATGTCAAAAGTATTCCTCTTATATATTCTTTCCCTTTTATATCTCTCATTTTC is drawn from Bacillus alkalisoli and contains these coding sequences:
- a CDS encoding RidA family protein yields the protein MKELKTELAPSALGPYSQAIDTGNLIFVSGQLPINPETNELVQGDIGLQTEQVMKNIGAILATAELSYQHIAKATVFMKSLEDFSSFNEVYSTFLSEPYPARATFEVSRLPKDAEIEIEIIAFRR
- a CDS encoding dicarboxylate/amino acid:cation symporter, yielding MKKNFTLQIAVAFILAILVGIFMGEKASIVQPLGDLFLRLIRFIIVPLILSTIIVGITSAGDMKKLSRLGGKTITYYLITGLLAVTIGLGAGLIFSPGSGIDITLNETAAEPKESPGVINTLLNIIPTNPLESLVTGSILQIIFFAIFLGIGIVIVGEKARPVLHFFEGLSEIMYKITAIVMKLVPIGIFGLLAPIVGTYGLAILLPLIKVIIAMAVAAIIHVAIVYSLAVKTFGKMSPLHFFKGIFPAAAVAFSTCSSAGTLPVTMKNTQENLGVSKETSSFVLPLGATINMDGTAIYLGIATLFIAQYFGVDLSFTQLLMVALVATLASIGAAGVPGAGMVMLTMVLAAVNLPLEGIALIAGIDRILDMMRTSVNVMGDASGCVVIENSENTSTPVLDKGQTV
- a CDS encoding selenium metabolism-associated LysR family transcriptional regulator; amino-acid sequence: MNIEHLKVFYIVAKGNSFSETAKILHLSQPSVSLQIQQLENSLSIKLFERTTKRVTLTPAGKLLYKYAEKILNVIHETKREISLLSESIHGDLNIGASLTIGGYILPYILGRYQKEFPHVNLLLKLDNSDVVIEKLYNQEIHLGFIETYTINREVQQLPFMEDELVIIVSSSLFDSKINKEEITAEELFSLPMIMREKGSGTRQVVEENLRKFHLNPRDLNVILELENTEAIKSAVESGMGVSIISKSAIKKELQLGVLREIYIQDVRMKRHFTLIYKEEALTLPSESFLSFISQYYQIEKLKNESIEEGTPL
- a CDS encoding YeiH family protein; this translates as MELQRIKTEMVKERVVKMRDIKGKEYIRGILLTLILALVANQIVLLPFFSIMGIMIISILLGMLWAGIMGAQPQANQGITFSSKYLLRAGIILMGLRLNLNQIFEAGLTILYIDAIVIVFTLVFMIGLGKFLKVDLHLNTLIAVGTAICGAAAIVAVASVIKSKKEFTALAVACIAILGTIGALGYIFLYPVLNLDSYSYGVLVGATLHELAHVIAAAVPGGEVSSETALIVKLGRVVLLIPVAIIIGFIFSKMGKGNVKEKSSIKTLPVPWFIFGFLAMSCINTFILLPEELVNGLLFVSVFLLSMAMAGLGLGIKFSDFKKVGFKPILVGIVGFIALTLLAPFLLLLIE